The Streptomyces sp. V3I7 genome segment GCCGCCGGGACCGGACGGCTCGCGCCGCCAGGCGGGCCGGTCGTCCGGAAGGAAGTCCATCTCTTGGGTGTCCGTGGCCACGAGGTTGAGCAGGAGGGTCTCGCGCAGGGTGTCGCCCTCGGCGAATACGCCACCCAGGCCGCCCGCCCAGCCGGTGCCCAGGGGGTAGACCTTCCCGCCCTTGACGCGGTCGTCTCCGGCCACTCCGGTCTTGATGCCTGAGGTGTCGTAGGCGTGGGCGTGTACGACCCAGCGGGCTGCCTCGGCGTAGGTGAGCCGCTCCACGCCTGGCATCCGGGCGGTGAAGAACGGTTCGCCGTTGGGCACGTCGGCGACGATCCGGGCGAGCGGGAAGATCTCGTCTTTCTCCGTGCGCAGGCCGGCCGTCTGGAAGAACGGTGTTGCCGGGTGCAGCAGGTCGAACCGGTCGCGGTGCTGGTCGAGGTAGGTCTCGATCGGGGCGAAGCAGTCCTCGTCCGCCCACAGCTCGTCCCAGTCCTCCACATCGCGGGGGCCGTCGAGCGCGTCGTGCGCGACGGCCAGGAGCAGCCGCAGCAGGGCGAACTCCTGGGTAGGGATATCCCCCACCACGCGTCGGATCCGGCCGGCCCGGGTGAAGACGTCCCGCAGGGAGACTTCTACGCACGTGCCGTCGGCGGCCAGGACGCCGATCCATGGCCGGCTGGTCAGGTCGAACGAGACAGGTGTGGTCATGGTTGCGCGGGGCGGTTCAGTCACCGTCACCGCTCACCTCCAGTCCGTCGAAGGGGCTGTAGCGCAGCGAGTAGCCTGCCAGTCGGGTCTGACAGTCCTCGTCCAGAGCGAGAATCAACTGCCCGTCCAGCCAGGGGCTGTTCTTGCCCTGCCAGGCCGGCAGATACAGCTTCTCCAGCTCCTCGATCGCACGGTCCGTGGTGGGGGCGTAGGAGAACTGCAGTGGCAGGCGCAGCCCGCATGCTGCCGCCGTACGGGCGGCGAGCGGGGCCGGTACCTGGTCCGCGGACAGGTCCAGCCCTGCACGGGGTCGATTCCGCCGGTCCTGCGGAAGCCAGGGCAGCGTGGACAGGCTGCCGTCGTCACGCCGCTGCACGACAATGACCTCGAGGCTTTCCCGGCTGTCACGGACCTGGGCGCGTCCTGCGCGGCTGTCGTCGCTGTCTCCTACTCCGGCCGCCACCCAGCCGAACAGCGGACGTCCCGGCCGCCCTACCTCTCCCAGGCGGAATGCTCCCGCCCGTTCGGCCTGGTCACACCGGTGCGCGTCGAACCGTAAGCGGGCCTCGTCCAGCACGACCTGCCATCCGTCCGGCACTATGGCCGCGGGTCCGTAGGCGCCCTGCACGAGGGGGCTGATGTCCCCGGGCAGCCGCACCGGCCGCCCGGCCCCCTGCTCCAGGTGCGGCAGCAGCACCGCCGCGGACCGCAGCAGCAGGTAACTGCCGTAGACGGCGACCGAACCGCGCACCGGAGCCGGCACCCCGCCCGCCCAGTCGACCCCGGTGACCAGACACCGTGCCTGTCTCAGTCGTTCCGGCCGCTCGCGCTGGTCGTTTCCCCGCTGGTGACGGTGCAGCCGCCCCATCCGCTGCAGCAGCAGGTCCACGGGACACAGGTCGCTCACCAGCAGGTCGAAGTCGACGTCCAGCGACTGCTCGGCCACCTGGCTGGCCACCACAACATGCCCGTCCACCGGCCTGTCAGCTCCCGCCGTGTCCGGCGGTCCGAAACGCCGCAGCAGATCGCTGTCCTTCGCGGCCCGGTCGAGGTCGACGAAACACGAATGCGCGACGGTGACGTTGCCCTCGCCGAACCTCTCCCGCAGTACTCGCGCGGTCTCCAGCACCCGCTTGACCGTGTTGCGTACAACCAGCACGCACCCACCGCCGACAAGTTCGTCCTCCAACCGATCGGCGAGAATCTGCAGATCGTCGTCCAGCCGTTCCACCACGACCTGTGTGGAACGGCCGGACAGACCTGGCCGACGCACCACGGGCGGGCCGCCAGGAACGACAGCAGTCAGCAACGGATACGCGCCATCGCCTTCCCGCAACACCTCAGGCGCTTGGTCGCTACCCGCGTAGGCGCGCACCAGTTCACCCCGTCGAGCGGCCGGCAACGTCGCGGACAGCACGACCACCGGTACCCCGTACGCACCCAGCCACGACAGCACCCGGTCCAGATAGACCGACATGTACGTGTCGTAGGCGTGCGCCTCGTCGATGACGACGACCTTCCCCGCGACCGCGAGGTGACGAAGCGCCAGGTGGCGGCTCTTGAGCCCGGCGAACAGAAGCTGGTCGATGGTGCCCGCCACGAACGAGGCCAGCATGGCCTTCTTACGTCCGCGCAGCCATGCGTGCGCCACCAGGTCCGCTCCCTGCCGGCGCCGCTGGCCAGGCTGACGCGAGGCCACCTCCCCCTCCTCGTCGACGGCGACCGCCGCGACCCTGCCGCCACGGGCCATCACATCGGCGAAGTCCTCGTTCAACGCCGCTTTCGCGTGGGCGAGCTGCACCGAGTGGCGTCCACCCACCACCCCCGGCAGCCGACTCAGCCAGTCGAGCAGTCGAGGAAACATCGCATTGCCCGTAGCCATCGTGGGCAGAGCAAAGAAGACACCGCCCGCGCCGGACCGGGCGGCGAAAATCTCCGCTACGGCCAGCGCCGCCTCCGTCTTCCCCTCCCCCATCGGCGCCTCGACGATCATCAACCCCGGACGCTCCATGTCACGGGCCAGCCGCAGGGCCTCCTCCTGCACAGGCCGCACCCGAGCATTCTCCGGAAGACGGAACCGCGAGGTGAACAGGTCCTCCGCGTCTCCGGCCGGCTCCTGGGCACGCCAGGGCTCCGGCAGATCCAGCCCCTCCCAGGCCGCAGTAAGCCGCTCCCGTTCATTGCGGCCCGCGGCATCCGGGAAGTACGGGAACAGCTCTGGGTTGCTGGCAATCCAGTCGGAGACGATGACCATCGCGGTGAGCAACACCTGCACCGGCTGCGGCAGTTTGACGGAGGCCCATTCGTTCAGGCGCCCCTTCACACCGAACCGGTCGGCACACGCATCCAGCAACTCTTCCTGTACCGTCCGCCAGACCCGCCCGTTCGGCCCCGGTGTCCGCAGCAACTCCTCATGTTCGAAAAGGGCTTTGATCTGCCCGTGCTCCGGTGGAACCCCGTGATGGCCACCCACGGTCACGGCGAACTGCCCCGTACGTGCAGGCGGCCACCCATACCGATCCTCCAGCCATTCCCCCAGCAACACCTGCCCGGCCAGTCCATGAGGAGCCACACGGCGATCCGGCCCCATCGCCTGCCGCGAACGCATCAACAGCCCCTGGCTGCGCATCACATCCGCCAGACCCTCCACCTGGCAGGCGAACGCCGGCGTGGCCTTTCCGATGTCATGCACGCCCGCCAGCCACCCAACCAACGCGGCCGCGTCAACCTCACCCCCGGGCAACGCGGCAGCAACCTGTGCACGCACCGCCGCAGGCAGCCACCGCTCCCACAAGAGCCCTGCAACTGCGGCACTGTCCTCCATATGCCGCCACAACGGCAGCCAACCGTCCGTGTCCCGATCATGCTTGGCCCACACCGTCCGAGCCCGCTCCCCAAGCAAGCCAAACAGCGCAGAACCAGTCATCCCCCCGTACACCATGAAAGATTGATACAGCATCCGTGCCGACCACGTCCCGGCAACGAAAACAATCGCTGTCCGCACTCGGAAGGAGCGGCATCTCCGAGGTAAGACCATTCCGCCCCGTCCGTGAACGGGACCATCCCCGCGCGTGCGGGGAGCAGCCGGGCGGATGTACCGGCCAGTCAGGACCACCGGGACCATCCCTGCGCGTGCGGGGAGCAGGCCGCGAACCCGGTTGAGGCCCGCCTCGGCCGGGTACCATCCCCGCGAGTGCGGGGAGCAGGCGGCGGTGGCGCCGCCGGTCAGGGCGAACAGGGGACCATCCTCGCGCGTGCGGGGAGCAGAGCTCGTCGTCGTCCGCGACGTGCGCCTCGCCGGGACCATCCCCGCGCGTGCGGGGAGCAGACAGGACGGCCTCCCATCCTCCCCCCGGGGTGGGGACCATCCCCGCGCGTGCGGGGAGCAGCATCCCGATACCGATGAGACCCATTGCGATGCGGGACCATCCCCGCGCGTGCGGGGAGCAGATCGGTGTCCAGAGCCCGAACCCCGAGGCCGTCGGACCATCCCCGCGCGTGCGGGGAGCAGCAGCCCGTCCCGAGCGTGACCAACCGCGCCGACACGGGACCATCCCCGCGCGTGCGGGGAAGCAGTCTGTCAGCGGTCACGCAATTCCCCACTTCCGAGGGCTAGAGCGTCACGACTCCCCATGGGGACGGCGGATGTAAGCGTGCCGCGGACAGCTGAGGCTACCGGTGATGCCTTCTGGCTCGGGTGTGCTGCAACTTACGGGCGAAGCGGTGCATGTGGGGGTCGAGCAGCTCGTCCGGCTCCTCGAGTACCTGCTCGACGGTCAGCCACCGGATGGCGTCGAACTCTCCCTGGTCGTAGGAGGTGATGGTGTCGGCGTCGGCGTTGAGGAGGTACCAGAGCGAGACGTCGGTGTGTGTGCCCTGTCCCCGAGTCCGGGTGACGGTCAGAAAGAGGGGATGCTCGCCGGTGATCGGCGAAGCCACGGCCTCGATGCCCAGTTCCTCACGGCATTCGCGAACCACCGTGGCCCACGGCTCCTCACCCGGTTCAACATGACCTCCGGCCGGCAGCCACAGGCCCGCCTTGCGGTGCGCGACGAGCAGCAACTGCCCGCGCATGTCGTCGAGGATGACGAAGTAGCTCACCAAGTGCATCGCCGGAAGGTCCGGCTTGCGCACCCGGTGGAGCGGAGCTCCGCTGGCGATCCACTGCGTGGCGGTCTTCTGATGAGTGCGCTCCAGGTCGTCCCACGGTTCGATGGCGCCGACCAACTCAAGGAGGCAAGCACGCGGCTGATCGTCAGGGGCATTGAGTGGTCGGTCCGGTGAGGTCATCCGCGCATCGTGGCACGTGGCACATGATTTCGACACCGGCGAGCCTCTGACCAACTGACCGACGACGCGAGGGGGTGGGGAATGACGTGACGTTTGCCCTGGGGAAATACGTGACCGTCGACAGCAGTCCACCTCCGCCGTGCCGTTGCCGCCGCTGTAGGGACCATCCCCGCGCGTGCGGGGAGCAGTTCTGGTGTTCGCGGAGCGCGGCCCGCAGCCGGGGGCCATCCCCGCGCGTGCGGGGAGCAGAAGGTGGCTCCCTACTTGTCGGTGGTCCGCCGGGGGCCATCCCCGCGCGTGCGGGGAGCAGCTGTTCGGACTCCTCCCGCTCC includes the following:
- the cas3 gene encoding CRISPR-associated helicase Cas3'; translated protein: MEDSAAVAGLLWERWLPAAVRAQVAAALPGGEVDAAALVGWLAGVHDIGKATPAFACQVEGLADVMRSQGLLMRSRQAMGPDRRVAPHGLAGQVLLGEWLEDRYGWPPARTGQFAVTVGGHHGVPPEHGQIKALFEHEELLRTPGPNGRVWRTVQEELLDACADRFGVKGRLNEWASVKLPQPVQVLLTAMVIVSDWIASNPELFPYFPDAAGRNERERLTAAWEGLDLPEPWRAQEPAGDAEDLFTSRFRLPENARVRPVQEEALRLARDMERPGLMIVEAPMGEGKTEAALAVAEIFAARSGAGGVFFALPTMATGNAMFPRLLDWLSRLPGVVGGRHSVQLAHAKAALNEDFADVMARGGRVAAVAVDEEGEVASRQPGQRRRQGADLVAHAWLRGRKKAMLASFVAGTIDQLLFAGLKSRHLALRHLAVAGKVVVIDEAHAYDTYMSVYLDRVLSWLGAYGVPVVVLSATLPAARRGELVRAYAGSDQAPEVLREGDGAYPLLTAVVPGGPPVVRRPGLSGRSTQVVVERLDDDLQILADRLEDELVGGGCVLVVRNTVKRVLETARVLRERFGEGNVTVAHSCFVDLDRAAKDSDLLRRFGPPDTAGADRPVDGHVVVASQVAEQSLDVDFDLLVSDLCPVDLLLQRMGRLHRHQRGNDQRERPERLRQARCLVTGVDWAGGVPAPVRGSVAVYGSYLLLRSAAVLLPHLEQGAGRPVRLPGDISPLVQGAYGPAAIVPDGWQVVLDEARLRFDAHRCDQAERAGAFRLGEVGRPGRPLFGWVAAGVGDSDDSRAGRAQVRDSRESLEVIVVQRRDDGSLSTLPWLPQDRRNRPRAGLDLSADQVPAPLAARTAAACGLRLPLQFSYAPTTDRAIEELEKLYLPAWQGKNSPWLDGQLILALDEDCQTRLAGYSLRYSPFDGLEVSGDGD
- a CDS encoding NUDIX domain-containing protein — protein: MTSPDRPLNAPDDQPRACLLELVGAIEPWDDLERTHQKTATQWIASGAPLHRVRKPDLPAMHLVSYFVILDDMRGQLLLVAHRKAGLWLPAGGHVEPGEEPWATVVRECREELGIEAVASPITGEHPLFLTVTRTRGQGTHTDVSLWYLLNADADTITSYDQGEFDAIRWLTVEQVLEEPDELLDPHMHRFARKLQHTRARRHHR